The stretch of DNA ATTCCTCTTTTGACCCAGGTAAGGACGATGTCGTCCATCCCCTGTTTAAAAAAGAAGTTTTTATCTTCAAGATCTTGGCCTCAGCTGTTTTATTTCTTGTAATTGCCATCATGTTCCGTGAAAATTCTGCAACATTTGCACCAGCAAAGGATTTTGTAATAAAAACAATGGAGCAGGATTTTAAATTTGCCACGGTATCTAAATGGTATGAAGATCAATTCGGTAAACCATTAGCTCTCTTGCCATTTTCTGAGGAAGGAAAAGAAGGAGAAAAGGCTGTAGTAGAGAAAGACCATGATATACCTGTTTTTTCAGGAAAAGTCCTCGAAAACTTCGAAAAAAATGGACAGGGTATCATGATTGAAACAACAAAGGGTGCATCCGTTGAAGCGATGAAAGAGGGAAATGTCATGTTTGCGGGTGTAAAGGAAGATACGGGTAAAACCGTCATTATCCAACACGCAGACCAAACTCAGTCCACTTACGGTAATCTCGACGAAATTAAGGTTAGTTTATATGAATTTATCGAAACAGAAACCATCGTGGGTACAGCCTCAGAATCAGCTGGAGAGGACAAAACGAAGGGCACCTATTATTTTGCTATTAAAAAGGGCGATGATTTCATCGACCCAATACAGGTGATTCGCTTTGAATAGGGTCATATCTTTATTACAACATGTCTATATCCATCCGTTGTTGTGGATTGTCATCGCGATATCAATTGCTACAGCACATTTCCTCGAGCTATGCCTGTTAATCGGCATTATTTTTGTACATGAGATGGGGCATGCTGCTGCAGCTTCTTTTTTTTCTTGGAGAATAAAAAAAATCACCCTCCTCCCCTTTGGAGGGGTG from Neobacillus sp. CF12 encodes:
- a CDS encoding M23 family metallopeptidase; translated protein: MRSTPEEIRRRIAKRKRENGGPSGNGPERDITWPGEDEKYGFNNYSSFDPGKDDVVHPLFKKEVFIFKILASAVLFLVIAIMFRENSATFAPAKDFVIKTMEQDFKFATVSKWYEDQFGKPLALLPFSEEGKEGEKAVVEKDHDIPVFSGKVLENFEKNGQGIMIETTKGASVEAMKEGNVMFAGVKEDTGKTVIIQHADQTQSTYGNLDEIKVSLYEFIETETIVGTASESAGEDKTKGTYYFAIKKGDDFIDPIQVIRFE